One bacterium HR17 DNA window includes the following coding sequences:
- the gfo_7 gene encoding Glucose--fructose oxidoreductase: MGRHRARTVTQTPNAQLIGVADINPERAQKVADELGCEWQTDFRAFLDRPDVHVVWVMTPSGLHADIAVPALEAGKNVIVTKPMEVTLERADAMITAAERNNRLLLVDFDMRYLKGAWQIRQAIVDGLFGKLILLEGRLKWFRSQDYYSRSGWRGTWRYDGGGSLANQTIHLIDQLVWLGGEVERVEAARIGVFAHAIETEDLGVAIFRYRNGALGTVLGTTTFPKDAYAVVEVHGDKGGAILDVNGQVRWFFRDDSVAPPEVAPPFANSAENMVAAIHNGALLVCDGREGRKSLALLTAIYRAAQTGQPTSL, translated from the coding sequence ATGGGACGCCACCGCGCCCGCACGGTCACCCAAACGCCCAACGCCCAACTCATCGGCGTCGCCGACATCAACCCTGAGCGGGCACAAAAAGTCGCCGACGAGTTGGGTTGTGAGTGGCAGACCGATTTTCGCGCTTTCCTTGACCGTCCCGATGTCCATGTCGTTTGGGTTATGACACCGTCAGGGTTGCACGCTGACATCGCTGTCCCGGCGTTGGAAGCGGGCAAGAATGTCATTGTCACTAAGCCGATGGAAGTGACTTTGGAACGCGCCGACGCGATGATTACAGCGGCGGAGCGCAACAACCGCCTGTTGCTCGTGGACTTTGATATGCGTTACCTAAAAGGCGCATGGCAAATTCGCCAAGCCATCGTTGACGGGCTGTTTGGCAAACTCATCTTGCTGGAAGGGCGGCTCAAGTGGTTTCGGTCGCAGGACTACTACAGCCGCAGCGGCTGGCGGGGCACTTGGCGCTACGACGGCGGTGGCTCGTTGGCAAATCAGACCATCCACCTGATTGACCAACTTGTTTGGCTGGGCGGTGAAGTGGAGCGAGTGGAAGCAGCGCGCATCGGCGTTTTCGCCCACGCCATTGAGACCGAAGATCTGGGCGTGGCGATTTTCCGATACCGCAACGGTGCGTTGGGCACGGTGCTGGGCACGACAACTTTCCCTAAAGACGCCTACGCCGTCGTGGAAGTGCACGGCGATAAAGGCGGGGCGATTTTGGATGTCAACGGGCAAGTGCGCTGGTTTTTCCGCGACGACAGTGTAGCGCCGCCTGAAGTTGCACCACCCTTTGCCAACTCCGCTGAGAACATGGTCGCTGCCATCCACAACGGTGCCCTGTTGGTGTGCGACGGGCGTGAAGGGCGCAAATCGCTGGCATTGCTTACCGCCATCTACCGCGCCGCTCAAACGGGGCAACCAACTTCTCTGTAG
- the ctaC gene encoding Cytochrome c oxidase subunit 2 — protein MRMTAMGLALSLAVCVSACRHQETQPSERPTVSKRSPTRNNPIVARSSPSGLVERGKTVYDETGCATCHAIGGIGGTIGPSLDGVGKKYDAAKLRRILLNPQTLNPNTTMPAFEGSEEDLNALVAYLQSLK, from the coding sequence ATGCGGATGACGGCGATGGGCTTGGCGCTCTCATTGGCAGTTTGTGTGTCGGCGTGTCGGCACCAGGAAACGCAACCGTCTGAACGACCGACGGTCAGCAAACGAAGTCCAACCCGCAACAACCCGATCGTTGCGCGTTCGTCACCCAGCGGTTTGGTGGAACGGGGCAAAACGGTTTATGACGAGACGGGATGCGCCACTTGCCACGCCATCGGTGGTATCGGGGGAACAATCGGACCAAGTTTGGACGGCGTCGGCAAGAAATATGATGCCGCCAAGTTGCGGAGGATTTTGCTCAACCCGCAAACGCTCAACCCCAACACGACGATGCCTGCTTTTGAAGGCAGTGAAGAAGACCTGAACGCGCTTGTCGCCTACCTGCAATCGCTGAAGTGA
- the purS gene encoding Phosphoribosylformylglycinamidine synthase subunit PurS, with translation MPKVTVLVRLKASLDDAQGRVVERALRQLGFESVHKVRIGKLIELWLDDMLSPDQARQQAEQMCRQLLANPVVEEFEVRVG, from the coding sequence TTGCCGAAGGTGACGGTTTTGGTGCGGTTGAAAGCCAGTTTGGACGACGCACAAGGGCGGGTCGTGGAGCGCGCCTTGCGCCAGTTGGGCTTTGAGAGTGTGCACAAGGTGCGTATCGGCAAACTCATTGAACTGTGGTTGGACGACATGCTTTCACCCGACCAAGCCCGCCAACAAGCCGAACAGATGTGTCGCCAATTGTTGGCAAACCCCGTAGTGGAAGAATTTGAAGTGCGAGTCGGTTAG
- the pspA_2 gene encoding Phosphoserine phosphatase 1, translated as MATFVYLVRHGETVWNAEGRLCGSSDIPLSPIGQQQAQRLAQRLRSVPLAAIYSSPLRRTRQTAETIAALHNLPVHPVPELSEIDYGDWEGMAVDELARRFPEAERCRTDDPLRFVAPNGEPFAHFVERVTTTVQRIAACHANETIAVVAHQGVNRIVLCWVLQAEFSLWRRLRQDPACVNLLQVRDDGQWRVWLANDTCHLQDASLESEKPVQASEVNR; from the coding sequence ATGGCGACTTTCGTCTACCTTGTGCGACACGGCGAAACGGTGTGGAACGCAGAGGGGCGACTGTGCGGTAGCAGTGACATCCCGCTGAGCCCTATCGGACAACAGCAAGCCCAAAGGTTAGCGCAGCGGTTGCGCTCCGTCCCGCTGGCTGCCATTTACAGCAGTCCGTTGCGGCGCACCCGTCAAACGGCTGAAACGATTGCGGCGCTGCACAATTTACCCGTGCACCCTGTGCCGGAACTGAGCGAAATTGACTACGGCGATTGGGAGGGAATGGCGGTTGACGAACTGGCGCGCCGCTTTCCTGAGGCGGAGCGCTGTCGCACTGATGACCCGTTGCGGTTCGTCGCGCCCAACGGCGAACCGTTTGCCCACTTTGTTGAGCGGGTCACGACAACCGTGCAGCGCATCGCTGCCTGCCATGCGAATGAGACCATAGCCGTCGTGGCGCACCAAGGGGTCAACCGCATCGTTTTGTGTTGGGTGCTGCAGGCGGAGTTCTCCCTTTGGCGCCGATTGCGCCAAGACCCTGCCTGCGTCAACCTTTTGCAAGTGCGGGACGACGGACAGTGGCGGGTGTGGCTCGCTAACGATACTTGCCACCTGCAGGATGCGTCGTTGGAGTCAGAAAAACCCGTGCAAGCGTCTGAGGTGAACCGTTGA
- the prsA3 gene encoding Foldase protein PrsA 3 — protein MPSLRRTRHKLQKQAVRWTIWGGVFVIFLVGTFTGFSWWTGRSELSSQLPRVVARVNGEEISRATYEQFLAQAAQFMHPTVADWATVKEIAFGQLLETVVLKQEAQRRGLRVTQRDIDKHVNAMVAAELDSARQRYQREKSFRDYIRKEFGSLDNYAAALRRQAQQQVNELQDALLQEKLRESVEQSVKVTEKDLRMAYTQFRIRHILVSFARFFPKGKTPTLQDQQTARRKARERAQQLRQRLLKGEDFQALARKESDDTPTASKGGDLGVMTLDMVRGRLGEAIAQALPRLKVGEISEPLEGWMGYHLLQVESKRVVLPPDYDKVRYRCENTKCAYQWLGEKGETQCPKCKGKAIKVVGTRRSELLRQLRMQRQQEAWDRLRTDLRQRAQVDIQDPELRGLWAARNGDAEEARRALGEALKIALRSPDARRHFLYPEVILLELARLEQGQGKLAEAERHLQEALKYSDDNSLHLQLGTVFMLRNKKDAALKEFMKVANSSPTPVQRQVLANYLEQLGRKDLAEQQRRLAQKEQAASGMTLPLNLQ, from the coding sequence ATGCCGTCCTTGCGCCGAACGCGCCACAAGTTGCAAAAGCAAGCCGTCCGCTGGACGATTTGGGGCGGTGTTTTCGTCATCTTTCTCGTGGGCACTTTCACGGGGTTCAGTTGGTGGACGGGGCGCTCGGAACTGTCCAGCCAACTACCGCGTGTTGTCGCCCGCGTCAACGGCGAGGAAATTTCTCGCGCGACTTACGAACAATTTTTGGCGCAGGCAGCACAATTCATGCATCCGACAGTCGCCGATTGGGCAACGGTCAAAGAAATCGCTTTCGGACAGTTGCTGGAAACCGTCGTGTTAAAGCAAGAAGCCCAACGGCGCGGGTTGCGAGTTACACAGAGGGACATAGACAAACACGTCAACGCGATGGTCGCGGCGGAGTTGGACAGCGCCCGCCAGCGTTACCAGCGGGAGAAATCTTTTCGCGATTACATCCGCAAAGAGTTCGGTTCGTTGGACAACTACGCCGCCGCACTGCGCCGTCAAGCCCAACAACAAGTTAACGAGTTGCAAGACGCCTTGTTGCAAGAAAAATTGCGGGAAAGCGTGGAGCAAAGTGTCAAAGTCACGGAGAAAGACTTACGCATGGCTTACACCCAATTTCGCATCCGCCATATTCTTGTCAGTTTCGCCCGTTTCTTTCCCAAAGGCAAAACGCCTACCCTTCAAGACCAACAAACTGCCCGCCGAAAAGCGCGCGAACGCGCCCAGCAACTCCGTCAACGCCTGCTGAAAGGAGAAGACTTTCAAGCGTTAGCGCGCAAGGAATCGGACGATACACCGACGGCGTCTAAAGGCGGCGACTTAGGAGTGATGACATTGGATATGGTGCGGGGGCGTTTGGGTGAGGCTATTGCCCAAGCCCTGCCTCGCCTGAAAGTCGGCGAGATTTCGGAGCCCTTAGAGGGTTGGATGGGCTACCACCTCCTGCAAGTGGAAAGTAAGCGGGTTGTGTTGCCCCCCGATTACGATAAAGTGCGCTACCGCTGCGAAAACACAAAATGTGCCTACCAGTGGTTAGGGGAGAAAGGGGAAACGCAATGCCCCAAGTGCAAGGGCAAAGCCATCAAAGTCGTCGGGACGCGGCGGTCTGAACTGCTGCGGCAGTTGCGCATGCAACGCCAACAGGAAGCGTGGGACCGTTTGCGCACCGATTTGCGCCAAAGGGCGCAAGTGGACATCCAAGACCCCGAATTGCGCGGGTTGTGGGCAGCCCGCAACGGCGATGCAGAGGAAGCCCGCCGGGCGTTGGGCGAAGCCCTTAAAATCGCCCTGCGATCGCCGGACGCCCGCCGCCATTTTCTTTACCCCGAAGTCATTTTGCTGGAGTTGGCGCGGTTGGAGCAAGGACAAGGCAAACTTGCGGAGGCTGAGCGGCATTTGCAGGAAGCCCTCAAATACTCCGACGATAACAGCCTCCATCTGCAACTCGGCACCGTCTTCATGCTGCGCAATAAAAAAGACGCCGCGCTGAAAGAGTTCATGAAAGTCGCCAACAGTTCGCCCACACCCGTTCAGCGGCAAGTGCTGGCAAATTACTTGGAACAGTTAGGGCGCAAGGATTTGGCGGAGCAACAACGCCGCTTAGCGCAAAAAGAGCAAGCCGCCAGCGGGATGACGCTCCCTCTCAACCTCCAATAA